ACGATCAGTGAAAACGTTGCTACCATAAAAAATTTGACCATTTCACGGCGCGTCTGGTTGCTGCGGCGGGCGTCGAAAGCGAAAAGCTTGGTGAGAATGAATCCCCAGATCAATCCGACCAGATAAGAAGGTACAATGGAGTCGCTCCAGGAGATACCAAACCAGTCCTGAATTAAACTGCTGGAAACTAATTGGATAACTGCCCCGGTGCCTGCAACAAGAAAATAAGCGATTAAATCTTTTGCATTAAAAATCTGACTCTTTTTTTCTTGGGCCACGTGTGCAGGTGTTAGTTTTAAATACGGCTTGAAACTTAAATAAGCCCAATATTAGAAAGAAAATGGTCTTGAACCAAAAGAGCTATCCGAATTTGATTGAGTGGAAAATCAGTTACATCTTCTTGGCAATGGCATTGTTTTTGCCTTGTTTTATCTGTTTAGTCAAATGTAATTACAGAAAATATGCTTGCGAATATGAGAAAGCTACTATTGCTATCCGTTCTTTTATTATCCGTATCAACCGCATTTTCCCAAAGCCAGGACTGGGCGGT
This Dyadobacter sp. UC 10 DNA region includes the following protein-coding sequences:
- a CDS encoding GtrA family protein, encoding MAQEKKSQIFNAKDLIAYFLVAGTGAVIQLVSSSLIQDWFGISWSDSIVPSYLVGLIWGFILTKLFAFDARRSNQTRREMVKFFMVATFSLIVTKVGADVSYYIVTNTLGFDIYEAKLPFGKKEANITEMACYIFGQGCSFVSNYILHKTFTFKSTGFYDRLKVLIK